In one window of Canis lupus baileyi chromosome 10, mCanLup2.hap1, whole genome shotgun sequence DNA:
- the ACTL7B gene encoding actin-like protein 7B produces MDRPSVTSQWGGGCQAALEAQRLISAHGALGCACEKGEPRRQMAVRSSPSPAPLGAARGDPGEAGALPGPDAGLRGARAAAPLKAKARKVRRIKALVIDLGSQYCKCGYAGEPRPTYFVSSTVGRPCAAAAQAGDTRKETYVGHELLRTGAPLKLTNPLQHGVVVDWDCVQSIWEYVFRTAMKIRPEEHAVLLSDPPLGPAGQREKYAELLFEALGVPALHVAPQPLLSIYSYGRTSGLVLESGHGVSHAVPISEGNVLPGLPGRADYAGGDLTRYLLRLLNESGHAFTDDHLHIVEHIKKQCCSAAPAPGRELGLRVDYELPDGRRLAVGPERFQCAEMLFRPSVAGSSQPGLPALAAACLQRCRDAGLGAEMAANVLLCGGCTMLGGFPARFQSELGLLWPGGGLAVAAAPERKTSVWTGGSILASLQAFQQLWVSREEFAERGGAAIHSKC; encoded by the coding sequence ATGGACCGGCCCTCGGTGACCTCacaatggggtggggggtgccaggCAGCGCTGGAGGCCCAGCGGCTTATTTCTGCCCACGGAGCTCTGGGATGTGCATGTGAGAAAGGCGAGCCGCGGAGGCAGATGGCGGTGAGGAGCAGCCCGAGCCCCGCGCCCCTGGGCGCGGCTCGGGGTGacccgggggaggcgggggcgctGCCGGGCCCCGACGCCGGCCTCCGGGGCGCGCGGGCGGCCGCGCCGCTGAAGGCGAAGGCGCGGAAGGTGCGCAGGATCAAGGCCCTGGTCATCGACCTGGGCTCCCAGTACTGCAAGTGCGGCTACGCGGGCGAGCCCAGGCCCACCTACTTCGTGTCCTCCACCGTGGGCAGGCCCTGCGCGGCGGCCGCCCAGGCCGGCGACACCCGCAAGGAGACCTACGTGGGCCACGAGCTGCTCCGCACCGGGGCGCCCCTGAAGCTGACGAACCCGCTGCAGCACGGCGTGGTGGTGGACTGGGACTGCGTGCAGAGCATCTGGGAGTACGTGTTCCGCACGGCCATGAAGATCCGCCCCGAGGAGCACGCCGTGCTGCTCTCCGACCCCCCGCTCGGCCCCGCCGGCCAGCGGGAGAAGTACGCCGAGCTCCTGTTCGAGGCCTTGGGCGTCCCCGCCCTGCACGTGGCGCCCCAGCCGCTGCTGTCCATCTACTCGTACGGCAGGACGTCGGGCCTGGTGCTGGAGAGCGGCCACGGCGTCTCGCACGCGGTGCCCATCTCCGAGGGCAACGTGCTGCCGGGCCTGCCGGGCCGGGCCGACTACGCGGGCGGCGACCTCACCCGCTACCTGCTGCGGCTGCTCAACGAGTCGGGCCACGCGTTCACCGACGACCACCTGCACATCGTGGAGCACATCAAGAAGCAGTGCTGCTCCGCGGCGCCGGCGCCCGGCCGCGAGCTCGGCCTGCGCGTGGACTACGAGCTGCCCGACGGCCGGCGCCTGGCCGTGGGCCCCGAGCGCTTCCAGTGCGCGGAGATGCTCTTCCGGCCCAGCGTGGCGGGCAGCAGCCAGCCCGGGCTGCCCGCGCTCGCCGCCGCCTGCCTGCAGCGCTGCCGGGACGCGGGCCTCGGGGCGGAGATGGCCGCCAACGTGCTGCTGTGCGGCGGCTGCACCATGCTGGGCGGCTTCCCCGCGCGCTTCCAGAGCGAGCTGGGCCTGCTCTGGCCCGGGGGCGGGCTCGCCGTGGCCGCCGCCCCCGAGCGGAAGACGTCGGTGTGGACGGGCGGCTCCATCCTGGCCTCCCTGCAGGCCTTCCAGCAGCTGTGGGTCAGCAGGGAGGAGTTCGCGGAGCGCGGCGGCGCCGCCATCCACAGCAAGTGCTga
- the ACTL7A gene encoding actin-like protein 7A, which produces MSQSVTSSLGKFPSCRLIISLSGLDPSGIEELSESKMALDSMWAPQAGIIGDGPAKRGGEQAPLQAHVLQTASLKDGPAKRAVWVRCNRSEPEEPTKSTTVREKPRLEVTKAVVVDLGTGYCKCGFAGLPKPTHNISSTVGKPYMETAKTGDNRKETFVGKELINPEVRLKLVNPLRHGIIVDWDTVQDIWEHLFHKEMKISPEEHAVLVSDPPLSPHTNREKYAEMLFETFSTPAMHIAYQSRLSMYSYGRTSGLVVEVGHGVSYVVPIYEGYPLPSITGRLDYAGSDLTAYLMGLMNNLGKHFTEDQLSIVEDIKKKCCFVALDPIEEKKVPATVHTIQYTLPDGKEISLCQERFLCSEMFFKPSLIKSMQLGLHTQTVSCLNKCDIALKRDLMGNILLCGGSTMLSGFPNRLQKELSSMCPNDNPQVNVLPERDTAVWTGGSILASLQGFQPLWVHRFEYEEHGPFFLYRRCF; this is translated from the coding sequence ATGTCACAATCAGTGACGTCATCATTGGGGAAATTCCCAAGTTGCCGTCTGATAATAAGCCTTTCAGGCCTTGACCCCAGTGGGATCGAGGAACTTTCTGAGAGCAAGATGGCTCTTGATAGCATGTGGGCTCCACAGGCAGGAATCATCGGGGATGGGCCTGCCAAGAGAGGCGGCGAACAGGCCCCCCTACAGGCCCACGTCCTCCAGACGGCCTCCCTAAAGGACGGCCCGGCAAAGCGGGCAGTGTGGGTCCGCTGCAACCGTTCGGAGCCAGAAGAACCTACTAAATCAACGACGGTCAGGGAGAAGCCCAGGTTAGAGGTGACCAAAGCAGTGGTCGTGGACCTTGGCACTGGCTACTGCAAATGTGGCTTCGCCGGGCTGCCAAAGCCCACCCACAACATCTCCTCGACGGTGGGCAAGCCCTACATGGAGACGGCCAAAACCGGGGACAATCGCAAGGAGACGTTTGTGGGGAAGGAGCTCATCAACCCAGAGGTTCGCCTCAAGCTAGTTAACCCTTTGCGGCATGGCATCATCGTGGACTGGGATACGGTGCAGGATATCTGGGAACATCTCTTCCACAAGGAGATGAAGATCTCCCCAGAGGAGCACGCGGTCTTGGTCTCAGACCCACCCCTGAGCCCGCACACCAACAGAGAGAAGTACGCCGAGATGCTGTTTGAAACCTTCAGCACCCCCGCCATGCACATCGCCTACCAATCCCGCCTGTCCATGTACTCCTACGGAAGGACGTCCGGCCTGGTGGTGGAGGTTGGCCACGGCGTGTCCTACGTGGTCCCCATCTACGAGGGTTATCCTCTGCCCAGCATCACCGGACGGCTGGACTACGCGGGCTCTGACCTGACAGCCTACTTGATGGGCCTGATGAATAACTTGGGGAAACACTTCACCGAGGACCAGCTAAGCATTGTGGAGGACATCAAGAAGAAATGCTGCTTTGTGGCCCTGGACCCCATCGAAGAGAAGAAAGTCCCAGCCACTGTGCACACGATCCAGTACACTCTGCCTGACGGGAAGGAGATAAGCCTGTGCCAGGAGAGGTTTCTCTGCTCGGAAATGTTCTTTAAGCCTTCTCTTATCAAGTCCATGCAGCTGGGCCTCCACACCCAGACAGTGTCCTGCCTTAACAAGTGTGACATTGCCCTCAAACGGGATCTCATGGGGAACATCCTGCTGTGCGGGGGCAGCACTATGCTCAGCGGTTTCCCTAACCGCCTGCAGAAGGAGCTGAGCAGCATGTGTCCCAATGACAACCCCCAGGTAAACGTGTTGCCCGAGAGAGACACTGCAGTGTGGACGGGCGGCTCCATCCTGGCGTCACTTCAGGGCTTCCAACCACTGTGGGTCCACCGCTTTGAGTATGAGGAACATGGGCCTTTCTTCCTCTACAGAAGGTGCTTCTGA